A region of Moorena producens PAL-8-15-08-1 DNA encodes the following proteins:
- a CDS encoding RNA-guided endonuclease InsQ/TnpB family protein, whose product MLLTYCYRIKPSDEQIAIMERWLELLRRHWNYALGQRLDWLNRTRCPIDRCSIVREAIGEVPEPVNYYTQQSALKETKKLFPEYKLIYAETQQVNLQRLNIAWERWRKPDATGKRGGRPRFKKQGQLRSFIFPRVNNSRAGAHIKHGVLKLSRIGEISVVMHRPLPSGFTLKQCTIVKKADGWYCCISMKDDTVPECIPVESVKSAVGIDVGLEKFLTTSDGEAVGIPQFYRKATNRLASAQRVMSRRVKGSKNWQKAKQKVALLHLHLTRCRKEFHYQVAHWLCSKYDLIGFEDLNIKGLARTRLAKSIHDAGWGSFLEILQAVAVKRGLLVEEVNPRGTSIECFNCGARVEKNLADRVHHCSDCGVKIDRDWNSGINILNRALMAVGLPLNGCGKSIQDIEEQQVSFVNLRSLHHNL is encoded by the coding sequence ATGCTGTTAACTTACTGCTATCGAATCAAGCCTAGTGACGAACAGATAGCCATCATGGAGAGATGGCTGGAATTGTTGCGTCGTCACTGGAACTATGCTCTCGGTCAAAGACTTGATTGGCTCAACAGGACTCGTTGTCCTATTGATAGATGCAGTATTGTCAGGGAAGCGATTGGCGAAGTCCCAGAACCCGTTAACTATTACACCCAGCAATCTGCACTAAAGGAAACTAAAAAGCTATTCCCTGAGTACAAGCTGATTTACGCCGAAACTCAACAAGTCAACTTACAACGGCTGAACATTGCATGGGAACGATGGAGAAAACCAGATGCGACCGGAAAACGCGGAGGACGACCTCGGTTTAAGAAACAAGGTCAATTGCGGTCGTTTATATTCCCACGGGTTAACAATTCCAGAGCAGGGGCACATATCAAACATGGAGTGCTTAAGCTGAGTCGGATTGGTGAAATATCTGTGGTGATGCACCGACCTCTACCGTCCGGTTTCACTCTCAAGCAATGCACTATCGTTAAAAAAGCGGACGGCTGGTACTGTTGCATCTCAATGAAGGATGATACTGTCCCTGAGTGTATTCCTGTAGAATCGGTTAAATCTGCGGTTGGGATTGATGTCGGCTTAGAGAAGTTTCTGACCACATCAGATGGTGAAGCCGTTGGGATTCCGCAGTTCTACAGAAAGGCTACTAACAGGTTAGCAAGTGCCCAACGGGTAATGTCACGCCGTGTAAAGGGTTCTAAAAACTGGCAGAAAGCTAAACAGAAAGTAGCTCTATTGCACCTTCATTTAACCCGTTGCCGCAAGGAATTTCACTATCAAGTCGCCCATTGGCTATGTAGTAAGTATGACCTGATTGGGTTTGAAGATTTAAATATCAAGGGACTTGCGCGGACTAGATTAGCGAAATCAATACATGACGCAGGGTGGGGGTCGTTTCTGGAGATTTTACAAGCAGTGGCGGTCAAACGCGGTTTGTTAGTCGAGGAAGTTAATCCACGGGGAACAAGTATTGAGTGCTTCAACTGTGGGGCAAGAGTTGAGAAAAATCTAGCTGATAGAGTTCATCATTGTTCTGATTGTGGAGTAAAAATTGACCGCGATTGGAATAGTGGCATCAATATTTTGAATCGTGCATTAATGGCGGTTGGATTGCCGCTGAATGGCTGTGGTAAATCAATACAGGATATTGAGGAACAGCAAGTCTCATTTGTGAATTTGAGAAGCCTACATCATAATCTTTGA